One region of Mucilaginibacter sp. 14171R-50 genomic DNA includes:
- a CDS encoding M20/M25/M40 family metallo-hydrolase, which yields MKKSLLLTIAILSSVIYSRGQDSVQIRKFYDEALVNGQCYENLRYLCKNIGQRLSGSAGAAKSVDWSKKLMESYGFDKVYLQEVMVPHWVRGAKEQAYIIDGKNKIAVPIAALGMSIATPAAGITANIIEVRSLKELDELGESIIKGKIVFFNGPFDQRFIETGAGYGAAGIQRFAGPSAAAKYGAVGAIVRSISSAIDDYPHTGGTVYVDGVKKIPAAAISTLAANKLSNMLRLRKWPLIKFYFKQSCQTLPDVKSYNVIGEITGSQNPNKFITVGGHLDSWDLAEGAHDDGTGVMQSAEVLRIFKATGYRPKNSVRAVFFMNEENGHKGGIKYAELAAANKEEHIAAIETDEGGFTPRGFSFQGVSNEFLKGINKDWKPLFEPYEADRLVAGGGGTDIGPLKETVPSIVLIGFRPDSQRYFDIHHSSNDVFENVNKRELELGAAAITTLVYLIDQHGLSF from the coding sequence ATGAAAAAATCCCTTCTCCTAACTATCGCAATTTTATCATCGGTAATTTATTCGCGGGGCCAGGATTCGGTGCAGATACGCAAGTTTTACGACGAGGCTTTGGTAAACGGCCAATGCTACGAAAACCTGCGTTACCTGTGCAAAAATATCGGCCAGCGTTTAAGCGGTTCGGCAGGCGCCGCGAAATCTGTTGATTGGAGTAAAAAACTGATGGAAAGTTATGGCTTTGACAAGGTTTACCTTCAAGAAGTAATGGTGCCACATTGGGTTAGGGGCGCAAAAGAACAAGCCTATATCATTGATGGCAAAAACAAGATAGCTGTGCCAATTGCTGCGTTAGGTATGTCAATAGCCACGCCTGCAGCAGGCATCACGGCCAATATTATTGAAGTACGAAGCCTGAAAGAACTGGATGAACTGGGCGAAAGCATTATCAAAGGGAAAATTGTTTTCTTTAACGGGCCGTTTGACCAGCGCTTTATAGAAACAGGCGCCGGATACGGAGCCGCAGGCATACAACGTTTTGCAGGTCCGTCAGCCGCGGCTAAATACGGTGCAGTGGGGGCTATTGTGCGTTCGATATCATCAGCTATAGACGATTATCCTCATACAGGTGGAACGGTTTACGTTGATGGCGTTAAGAAAATACCCGCCGCTGCTATATCAACCCTGGCGGCAAACAAGCTTAGCAATATGCTTAGGCTGCGCAAATGGCCGCTTATTAAATTTTATTTTAAACAAAGCTGCCAAACCCTTCCCGACGTTAAATCGTACAACGTTATCGGCGAAATAACCGGAAGTCAAAACCCTAATAAATTTATTACCGTAGGCGGCCACCTTGACTCGTGGGACCTGGCCGAGGGAGCGCATGATGACGGCACGGGTGTAATGCAGTCGGCCGAGGTGCTAAGGATATTCAAAGCAACCGGTTACCGCCCCAAAAACTCCGTAAGGGCAGTATTTTTTATGAATGAGGAAAATGGCCACAAAGGGGGTATCAAATATGCTGAACTTGCCGCTGCCAATAAAGAAGAACATATAGCCGCTATTGAAACAGACGAGGGCGGCTTTACGCCCCGGGGCTTTAGTTTTCAGGGCGTATCAAATGAATTTTTAAAGGGCATCAATAAAGACTGGAAACCCCTGTTTGAACCCTACGAGGCCGACCGTTTGGTTGCCGGCGGTGGCGGAACCGATATAGGACCGCTGAAAGAAACCGTACCCTCAATAGTTTTGATCGGTTTTCGTCCCGACTCGCAGCGTTATTTTGACATCCACCATTCATCAAACGATGTTTTTGAAAATGTAAACAAACGCGAGCTGGAATTGGGCGCGGCAGCAATTACCACGTTGGTTTACCTGATAGATCAGCACGGCTTAAGTTTTTAA
- the recG gene encoding ATP-dependent DNA helicase RecG has product MNNQQFQTPIEYLKGVGLARAEVLKKELQIYNFEDLLKHFPYKYIDRTRFYKVREIQPDMPYVQVLARISLKEIIGEKRTKRLVAQAKDDTGTIELVWFQGIRWVEKMLATGKVYVIFGKPGFFNNKAQMAHPEMELYTPGAQQKGNLSLQPAYNSTEKLKQFALDSKGLQKLIAGLLDQTAKDIHENLPDYIRNRFKLSGRQESYRNIHFPADANQLKEAQYRLKFEELFFLQLKLLRNKLLRTQKFKGNIFGSVGNCFNEFYHHKLPFALTNSQKRVLKEIRLDTQRGVQMNRLLQGDVGSGKTVVALMSMLIAIDNGFQACIMAPTEILANQHYQTIKGLVGEGFIEVALLTGSVPNKLRKGIHEKLENGTLNILIGTHALIEDKVQYKNLGLVVIDEQHRFGVEQRAKLWRKNVVPPHILVMTATPIPRTLAMTMYGDLDISLIDELPAGRKPIETRHLYEAQRLRMFGFMKQEIAKGRQVYVVYPLIKESEKLDLKNLMDGTEVMAREFPLPDYRISIVHGKLKPAEKEFEMQRFVKGETQIMVATTVIEVGVNIPNASVMIIENAERFGLSQLHQLRGRVGRGAEQSYCILMSNEKLSNDGRIRLNTMVKTNNGFEIAEIDMQLRGPGNIEGTQQSGVLDLKVADLTTDQEILQQARNLVIEIFEKDPQLASPENQILNRAFQAKNAGLSWDKIS; this is encoded by the coding sequence TTGAATAATCAGCAGTTTCAAACACCCATTGAGTATCTGAAAGGTGTAGGCCTTGCCCGTGCGGAAGTACTTAAAAAGGAATTGCAGATATACAATTTTGAAGACCTGCTAAAGCACTTCCCTTATAAGTATATAGACCGTACAAGGTTTTATAAAGTAAGGGAAATACAGCCCGACATGCCCTATGTACAGGTGCTGGCCCGTATAAGCCTAAAAGAAATAATTGGCGAAAAGCGGACAAAACGTTTAGTTGCCCAGGCCAAAGACGATACCGGCACAATAGAACTGGTGTGGTTTCAGGGTATAAGATGGGTGGAAAAGATGCTGGCAACAGGTAAAGTGTATGTGATTTTTGGCAAGCCGGGCTTTTTTAACAACAAGGCCCAAATGGCACACCCCGAAATGGAGTTATACACACCGGGGGCGCAGCAAAAAGGTAACCTTAGCCTTCAGCCTGCGTACAATTCTACCGAAAAGCTGAAGCAGTTTGCCCTGGATAGTAAAGGCCTGCAAAAATTAATTGCTGGCCTGCTGGATCAAACAGCGAAAGATATTCATGAAAATCTGCCTGACTATATCCGCAACCGTTTCAAACTTTCCGGAAGACAGGAAAGCTACCGAAACATTCACTTCCCGGCAGATGCTAACCAATTAAAGGAGGCTCAATATCGCTTAAAATTTGAAGAGCTTTTTTTTCTGCAACTGAAGCTTTTGCGTAACAAGCTACTCCGCACCCAAAAATTTAAAGGAAATATTTTCGGGTCGGTAGGTAACTGCTTTAATGAGTTTTATCACCATAAATTACCTTTTGCCTTAACCAATTCCCAAAAGCGGGTTTTAAAAGAAATAAGGTTAGATACGCAACGTGGCGTACAAATGAACCGGCTGCTGCAGGGCGATGTGGGTAGCGGTAAAACTGTTGTGGCCTTAATGAGCATGCTGATAGCTATCGATAACGGCTTTCAGGCCTGCATCATGGCCCCTACCGAGATATTGGCCAATCAGCATTATCAAACAATAAAAGGGCTGGTAGGCGAGGGCTTTATTGAGGTTGCTTTGCTGACCGGGTCGGTACCCAACAAGCTACGTAAGGGGATTCATGAAAAGTTAGAGAACGGAACCCTGAATATATTGATAGGCACCCATGCCCTTATTGAAGATAAGGTACAATATAAAAATCTTGGCCTGGTGGTAATAGACGAGCAGCATCGCTTTGGTGTAGAGCAACGTGCAAAGCTTTGGCGTAAAAATGTAGTACCACCCCATATACTGGTGATGACGGCTACGCCTATCCCCCGAACATTGGCCATGACCATGTACGGCGACCTGGATATATCGTTGATCGATGAACTGCCGGCTGGACGAAAGCCTATTGAAACGCGGCATCTTTACGAGGCCCAACGCCTGCGTATGTTTGGTTTTATGAAACAGGAGATAGCTAAAGGCAGGCAGGTTTACGTTGTTTATCCGCTAATAAAGGAAAGTGAAAAGCTGGATCTGAAAAACCTGATGGACGGCACCGAAGTTATGGCGCGCGAGTTCCCGCTGCCTGATTATAGAATAAGCATAGTGCACGGCAAGCTAAAACCGGCCGAAAAAGAATTTGAAATGCAGCGCTTTGTGAAAGGAGAAACCCAGATAATGGTGGCAACAACCGTAATTGAGGTTGGTGTTAATATCCCCAACGCATCGGTAATGATCATAGAAAATGCCGAACGATTTGGCCTTTCGCAATTGCACCAGTTGCGCGGGCGCGTGGGCCGCGGCGCCGAGCAGTCTTACTGTATTTTGATGAGTAACGAGAAGCTTAGCAATGATGGCCGCATCAGGTTAAATACTATGGTAAAAACCAACAACGGCTTCGAAATTGCCGAAATAGATATGCAGTTACGCGGTCCGGGAAATATCGAGGGAACACAGCAGAGCGGTGTGCTCGATCTGAAAGTGGCCGACCTTACCACTGATCAGGAGATATTACAGCAAGCCCGGAATCTGGTTATTGAAATATTTGAAAAAGACCCCCAACTGGCCTCGCCCGAAAACCAGATTCTCAACCGGGCCTTCCAGGCAAAAAACGCCGGACTAAGCTGGGATAAAATATCGTAA